One Helianthus annuus cultivar XRQ/B chromosome 12, HanXRQr2.0-SUNRISE, whole genome shotgun sequence genomic region harbors:
- the LOC110895430 gene encoding phytosulfokines 3, protein MSRATTLFLMLSLLLLSPLLSLARPEPATTTTTRTPSKGVEVEEVCEGIGEEECLMRRTLVAHLDYIYTQKKNP, encoded by the exons ATGTCAAGAGCGACCACTCTCTTCCTCATGCTATCCCTCCTCCTCCTCTCTCCCCTCCTCTCGTTGGCTCGGCCAGaacccgccaccaccaccaccacaagaACACCAAGCAAG GGTGTTGAGGTTGAAGAAGTGTGTGAAGGAATAGGTGAAGAAGAGTGTTTGATGAGAAGGACCCTTGTTGCACACCTTGATTATATTTATACTCAGAAGAAAAATCCATGA
- the LOC110895428 gene encoding putative glucose-6-phosphate 1-epimerase, with amino-acid sequence CALVEEQKDISVLFGATAVWVLFEWLDYNFILLQHGFARNRLWSLDDDPSPLTPGNNQSTADLLLKSTEEDLKTWPYRYLDSLFISFKCNMELRLRIIVGAGKLTMIPRVRNVDNKAFTFTLALCNYFSVSDVSEVCVEGLETLDYFDNLSKRVMYREQADAITFDGEIDRVYLSTPTKIAIIDHEKKRTFVLRKEGTVDAVLWNPWDKKAKAILVLGDEDYKTMLCLDAAAVENLISLKPCEDWKGRQELSIVSSSYFSGQLDLSKAINGLH; translated from the exons TGTGCTCTTGTGGAGGAACAAAAAGATATCAGCGTCTTATTTGGTGCTACTGCAGTTTGGGTGCTTTTTGAATGGCTTGACTACAATTTTATTCTTTTG CAACATGGATTTGCCAGGAACAGGCTATGGTCGCTAGACGATGACCCTTCTCCTTTAACCCCAGGTAACAATCAATCGACTGCAGATCTTTTACTGAAATCAACAGAAGAGGATTTGAAAACATGGCCATACAGGTACTTGGATAGTTTGTTTATATCTTTTAAATGCAATATGGAGTTGCGGCTCCGCATTATTGTCGGTGCTGGCAAGCTTACTATGATCCCTCGCGTGAGAAATGTAGATAACAAGGCCTTTACATTTACCCTTGCGTTGTGTAATTATTTTTCTGTATCTGATGTCAG TGAAGTATGTGTTGAGGGCTTAGAGACGCTGGACTATTTTGATAATCTGTCCAAGAGAGTAATGTACAGAGAGCAGGCAGACGCCATTACTTTTGATGGTGAG ATTGATCGTGTTTATTTGAGTACACCTACTAAGATCGCCATAATTGACCATGAGAAGAAGAGAACATTTGTCTTACGTAAAGAAGGCACGGTAGATGCAG TTTTATGGAATCCTTGGGACAAAAAGGCGAAAGCAATTCTCGTTTTGGGTGATGAAGACTATAAAACCATGCTATGCCTTGATGCTGCAGCTGTTGAAAATTTGATCAGCTTAAAACCTTGTGAAGATTGGAAAGGTCGTCAAGAGCTGTCTATAGTTTCCTCAAGTTATTTCAGTGGGCAGTTGGACCTTTCTAAGGCTATTAATGGATTACATTGA